The Pseudoalteromonas sp. N1230-9 genome segment CTTAATCCCGTATGACATAGATTTTCCCTATTACGTGTTTTTAAATGGTGGACAATAGATGATAACAATGACAGGTTTTTTACAGAATTGATAATTTTTGGATTATTTTATATACGCATTTGTTAATTAAAATTTACATTTCTGCATTGTTTATATTTTGCTCACTTCCTGGTTTTGTTCCTATTTCGGGTTTGCCGTGTTACTTCTAAAAGCACTGTTATAGTTTTGTGGTGTAAAGATCACCCGACTTCAACAGCAATAATCAAATAATAACAGCTTGTTTAGGGGTCAAAATGAAGAAATATAATTTATTGGCGCATAGCGTTAAATTTGCTTTGTCATTAACTGCACTTTCTACTGTGGGTTATTCAGTCGCAGCTGAAGAGGGAGTAGATGAAGTCGAGCGAATTCAAGTCACAGGGTCTCGTATCGCAAAACCAAAGCTTTCTCAGCCTACGCCAATCGTAACAATTGGGGCTGCTGAAATAGCCAAAGCAGGTACACCAGATTTAGGGAGTATTCTAGCTGAGTTTCCGTCTATAGGCGCGACCGATACTCTCTTTGGTAATAATGATGACAACGCTGATGCAGGCATTAGCTCTGCTGATTTAAGGCGCCTAGGATCCACGCGTACACTTGTGTTGATTAATGGCAAGCGCCATGTCGCAGGGGCGCCAGGGTCATCTCAGGTAGACTTATCAACAATTCCAGCAGCACTCATTGACAGAATTGAAGTAATAACAGGAGGTGCATCGGCAGTATATGGTTCTGATGCGGTTTCCGGTGTTGTAAACGTGATTCTAAAAGACAATTTCGATGGTTTACAATTAAAGGCATCAGTTGGTAATTCAACCGAAGGAGTCGGCTCTAAAAATACCTCATTAAGTATTTTAGCGGGGACAGATATTGCCGGCGGTCGGGGTAATATCACTTTCTTTGCTGGCAAAGACCATATTAACGAAGTGATGGCAAATGACTTACGCCAGTCGGATAACTGGGGAACAGTTGATAATCCGCTCAGTCAAGGCGAGGAAGATGGTATCCCTGATCGTTTATCGAGGCCTCGTGTTTATTCGGATCGTATAAGTGAAAATGGTGTGCTAAACCCATTTGGTGCGCTTGGTGAAATTACCACGTTTTCAGATAATGGCACACCTGAATTAATGCCAATTCGTGAGTTCACAAATAGCTTTGCATTCGGTAATTTCCCTGATGGATGTGAGCACTGCTTTAAACTTCAAGACTATGAAAATGTATTACCTGAGCAGGATAAAATAACCATCGCATCAACACTTAATTATAATATTACTGACAACCATACATTTTACAGTGACTTTAAGTTCGTTCGCTCAGACATTAAACAACAGTTTCAGCCATCTTTTCGCTTTGGTGATATATTTATTAACGTAGCAGACAACCCTTACCTTGATGAAACGCTACGCCAGTCCTACCTTAACCAAGGTATTACAACAATAGAAATGTCTAAGTTTTTTGCTGAATTCGGTAATCGAAGTGCTGATAACCGCCGTGAGCTATTTCGATTTGTTGGTGGGGTGCAAGGCTTATTTACTCTAAGCCAAACTGATTTTAACTATGATGTTTACTATGTATATGGGCAAACAGATAACCGTCGGAACTCATTAAACGATTTAATTTCAGGTAATCTTGATGCTGCGCTTGATGCTGTTATTAACCCTGATACGGGCGAAATAGTATGTCGCAATCAAGTACCCGACTTACAATTACCAGATGAGGATGGAAATGAGTATGTTAACCCTGCCACTTTAAATCCCGCAGATTGTGTTCCATACAATGCGTTTGGTTTTGACCAAGCATCAGAGGCAGCAAAAGACTGGGTAACGGCCGATGTGTCGCGTACAGATGAAATAACGCAAGAATTAATTGGCGGTAATATAACATTTGATACTGGGGAGTTTTTTGAGCTACCTGGCGGGCCAATCGGTTTAGCTGCTGGTTTTGAATACCGTGAAGAAACATCAGAAACACGTACAGATGAGCTGACAAAATCAGGTGTTTTAGCACAGGCAGCTACACCCGATGCATTTGGTGAGTATGATGTAACTGAAGGTTTTATAGAGGTGAGCTTGCCTTTACTGGCAAACCTTGCTTACGCGAAAGAACTTACCTTAGATGCCGCATATCGTTATGCTGATTACTCGCATGCTGGCGATACTGACGCGTGGAAGGTTGGTGTGTTGTATCAGCCTATTGAGGATATTCGTTTGCGAGGTACTTATGGTCAAGCGGTGCGTGCGCCGAATATAGCCGAAGCCTTCTCACCGATCTCTCCAGGCTTTGGCCGTGTTGCCGATCCATGCGATGCTGATAGTATTCTCGATAACCCTAATCGCGTTGCTAATTGTGCCGCAATCGGCATACCAGCAGGCTTTGAAGCAAACGATAATGCGAGTATAGATACTATTAGTGGTGGTAACTCTGAACTTGAATCTGAAACCTCAACCTCATTTACGGCAGGCATTGTTTGGACACCGAGCTTTTTTGAAAACTTTTCAATGACTCTAGATTATTATGATATTGAAATAGAAGACGCAATTTCATTTATCGCGACACAAAGTATTGCTGATAATTGTGTGGATGCCCCAGGAGGCCCGGACGAAAGTTTTTGCTCGCAAGTTGAGCGAGACCCAACAACGAATAATGTGACTTTAGTTCGATCTGGCTTTTTAAATGCAGCAGCTTTGACAACTAGAGGCCTTGAAGCTGACTTTGATTACAGTATGAAGCTGTCTGATTATGGTTTGGCAGGGGATTTAAGTTTAAACTTATTTGTAAATCATCTTTTAGAGCTAGAGGTTTTTGAGTTCCAAAGTCGACCAGATAAAGTAAATGTGGAAGACGGTGAAGTGGGGGATCCTGAGTGGCAAGCTCGCTTTTCAGCAACCTATGCTATTAACGATTTAGTTGTAAACTGGTCATCACGTTTAATAGATCGTTCTGCTCGTATCGACCTATCACCTGAAGGGGATATACCTGAAGATTTGAGCCCTGCCTTTGTGGGATCAATCGTGACCCATGACTTGTCTGCTAGCTACCAGTTATTTCAAAACACGCGAGTTGGTTTAGGTATTCGTAATTTAACCGATAAATTACCACCTGCTTATATTGCAGCCAGTGGAGCTAATGATGCAATTTACGATGCTATTGGTCGTCGTTTTTTTGCAAATGTTGTTATTGATTTTTAAGTAAAAATCCGTTTAAACAAAAAGACACTTACTTATATGTTAGTGTCTTTTTTTTAGTTATTTATAAAATTAATAACTAAATGGAATATCAAAGCAGATTCTATTCTTTTTTAATCGCGCGAGACCTCGTTATTCTTCACGCTCAGATAAACCTTTAAAGCGTTTTTATTTAGTCTTTAAAGTCGAAAAAATTGTTCGCGAAATGACAGTAGCAAGTTCGTTTCGCAGTTAACTTTTCAGGGTTACGAGGAATAAATTCATGTTGTTAAGTCAACTAAATGCAGCGGCGAGCCCGCTATCGCAAGAGCAAGTACAAAAGCTGCAAGGCTTAGTGGCTGAACTTAATCCAATTCAGCAAGCGTGGGTAAGTGGTTACTTAGCTGCGAGTGCCAACGCAGGCGCATTAACCGGTGGTGTTGCTGCCGCTCCAGCTGCGGGTGATGCTGCACCGCTAACTATTTTATACGGTTCGCAAACGGGTAACGCTAAAGGCGTGGCGAGCAAGTTAAAAGAACAAGCAGAGTCACGTGGTCTATCGGTTAAGCTAGTCAACATGGCTGACTACAAGCCAACTGCCCTGAAAAAAGAAAAGTTCATCATGGTTGTTGTTTCAACTTACGGTGAGGGTGAGCCACCTGAAGATGCTGAAAGCCTGCATGAGTTTTTAGCGACTAAAAAAGCACCAAAACTAGATGGTGTTAAAGTTGCTGTGATTGGCTTAGGTGACTCAAGCTACGAATTCTTTTGCCAAACAGCAAAAGATTTTGAAGAGCGTTTTAACAAGCTTGGCGCAGAAACTATTTTCCAGCGTGCCGACTTAGATGTTGATTACGATGATGAAGCTGCTAAGTGGATTGATGGTGCACTTGATGCGTTTGAACCTGATCTTAAAGCGCAGCAACAAGCAAGCGGTGGTCAAGTTGTGGCTATGCCATTTGGTGCAGCGGCACCAGCAGCAAGCCAATACACCAAGCAAAACCCATTTGCTGCAGAGCTAAGCGTTGTGCAAAAAATTACCGGTCGTGATTCAACCAAAGATGTGCGTCATGTAGAAATCTCATTAGAAGGTTCAGACATTACCTATACACCGGGTGATTCGCTAGGCGTTTACTTCTTAAATGACGAAGTACTTGTTGATGAAGTACTTACGCTTACACAAATCGATGCATCTAGCACGGTTAAACTAGGCGATGAAGAGCTAACTATTCGTGATGCATTAATCGAAAAATTAGAGTTAACCCAGTCATACCCCGGTTTTGTTGAAAAATATGCAACAGCAACTGGCAATCCTGAATTATTAAAGTTAGTTGAAGATAAAGCGGCAATGCGTGAGTACATCGAACCTCGCCAAATCTTCGATATTATTCGTCAAAACCCAGCTCAGCTTGAAGCACAAACCTTAGTAGACTGCTTACGTAAACTACAAGCACGTTTATATTCGATTGCATCTAGCCAAGCAGAAGTTGAAGAAGAAGTTCACTTAACTGTGGGTCTGGTTGAGTTTGATGTATTTGGTAGTGAGCACTTAGGTGGTTGTTCTGGTTATTTAGCACGTCGTGCTGAAGAAGGCTGCAAAGTAAAAGTATTTAGCGAGCACAACGATAACTTCCGTTTACCGGCTAATGATGAAACGCCCATTATCATGGTCGGTCCGGGGACGGGTATTGCCCCATTCCGTGCGTTTTTACAAGAGCGTGATGCTCGTGAAGCAAGTGGTAAAAACTGGTTATTCTTTGGTAACCCACACTTTACTCAAGACTTCTTATATCAAGTTGAAATTCAAGGTTACTTGAAGTCAGGTTTACTGACTAAAGTGGATGTGGCGTTTAGCCGTGACCAAGCGGAAAAAGTATATGTTCAAGACAAACTTCGCAAAAACAGCCAAGAAGTATTTGCTTGGTTAGAAGCAGGTGCACATTTGTATATCTGTGGTGATGCAAACCGTATGGCGAAAGATGTTCATCAGGCGCTTGTAGACATTATCAAAGAAAATAGCGGCAAAGATGATGAACAAGCTGAGCAATACTTAAAAGATTTACGTAGCGCAAATCGCTATCAGAAAGACGTGTACTAATCACGTTTAAAGCTAACAGCCGTCACTGTAACAAATTTAGGAAATACCATGAGCGAACAAGACAAAAACGTAAAGCTTTCTGATAACGAGCGTTTGAAAAGAGAAAGTAACTTTTTACGTGGCACAATTGAGCAAGATTTAAAAGACGAGATCACCGGTGGTTTCACTGCTGATAACTTCCAACTGATCCGTTTCCACGGCATGTATCAGCAAGATGACCGTGATATTCGCCCTGAACGCGCTAAACAAAAATTAGAGCCGTTACATAATGTTATGTTACGTGCTCGTATGCCTGGCGGTATCATCAAGCCAGAGCAATGGTTAGCGATTGATAAGTTTGCTGAAGAGAAAACCAGCTATGGCAGCATTCGTTTAACCACGCGTCAAACGTTCCAGTTCCATGGTGTGCTTAAGCCAAATATTAAAGGCATGCACCAAATGCTTAATAGCGTGGGCATTGACTCAATTGCAACGGCGGGCGACGTAAACCGAAACGTATTATGTACTACGAACCCAGTTGAATCTGAGCTTCACCAAGAAGCGTACGAGTGGGCAGCGAAGATCTCTGAGCACCTATTACCAAAAACCAAAGCATACGCTGAAATCTGGTTAGATGGTGAAAAGAGTGAAACCACAGAAGAGCCAATTTTAGGTTCAACTTACTTACCGCGTAAGTTTAAAACCACAGTAACAATTCCACCGAACAATGAAGTGGATGTGCATGCGAACGACTTAAACTTCGTGGCAATTGCAGAAAACGGCAAGTTAGTTGGTTTTAACGTGTTAGTGGGGGGTGGTCTTGCGATGACTCACGGTGATACAGCAACGTATCCACGTAAAGCGGATGACTTTGGTTTCATTCCACTTGAGCACACATTGAAAATTGCTGAGCACGTGGTGTCTGTACAACGTGATTGGGGTAACCGCTCAAACCGTAAAAATGCAAAAACTAAGTACACACTTGACCGTGTAGGTTCTGATGTATTTAAAGCTGAAGTTGAAAAACGTGCCGGTGTTCAATTTGAACAGAGCCGCCCGTATGAGTTCACTCACCGTGGTGACCGTATCGGTTGGGTTGAAGGTATTGATGGTAAGCACCACTTAACGCTGTTTATCCAAAGTGGTCGTATTTTAGATTACCCAAATCAACCTCTTAAAACAGGCTGCCGTAAAATTGCTGAAATTCACCAAGGTGATTTCCGCATGACTGCAAACCAAAACTTAATCATCGCAGGTGTTCCGGCTGATCAAAAAGCGGTAATCGAAGAAATTGCTCGCAACCATGGCTTAATTGATGACAGCCATACAGAGCAGCGTAAAAACTCAATGGCGTGTGTGGCATTACCAACCTGTCCGTTAGCGATGGCTGAAGCAGAGCGTTATTTACCAAGCTTAATTGAGAAAACGGAAGCGTTATTAGCGAAACATGGTATTGGCGATGACAACATCATTATGCGTGTTGTGGGTTGTCCGAATGGCTGTGGCCGCGCCATGTTGGCAGAAGCAGGTCTTGTTGGTAAAGGTCCGGGTAAATACAACGTGTACTTAGGTGGTAACCGTGAAGGCACGCGTATTCCTAAATTGTATTTAGAAAATGTTGGCGAAGACATCTACCTAGAGGCATTCGATAAGCTTATTGGCCAATGGGCAAGTGAGCGTAATGAAGGCGAGTGTTTTGGTGATTTTGTAATTCGCAAAGGCATTGTTGCTGAAGTTAAAGTTTCAGTAACCGATTTTCACGCATAATTTTATAAGCGACACCGCTTTAAGGTTTGGAATTAACCATGAGTGAATTTAAAAACATCTTAACGATGAGCAAAGAAGACCAAACAGCTATGCTGGCTGATATTAATGGTCTTCTGGCTGATAAAAGCGCAGAGGAGCGTGTTGCGTGGGCACTTGAAAACTTACCAAGCACGCACTTTTTGTCGTCGAGCTTTGGTATTCAAGCGGCGGTGATGCTGCATTTAGTGACATCGCAGCAGCCAGATATTCCTGTGGTACTGACTGACACTGGTTATTTGTTCCCTGAAACCTATCAGTTCATCGAGCAAATGACGGAGCGACTTTCGCTTAATCTTAAAGTTTATAAAGCCCAGCTTAGCCCAGCGTGGCAAGAAGCGAAGTTTGGTAAACTTTGGGAACAAGGTGAAGCCGGTATTAAGCAGTACAATCAACTGAATAAAGTTGAGCCGATGACCCGTGCTTTAAACGAGCTTGAAGCGGGTACGTGGTTTAGTGGTTTGCGCCGCGGGCAATCATCTAGTCGTGCTGACAAGCAAATTGTTGAAATTAGCCGTGGTACTGTGAAAGTGTATCCACTTATTGAGTGGAACAACCGAGATATTTATCAGTATCTAACTAAACATGATTTACCCTATCACCCACTTTGGGAGCAAGGTTATGTATCTATGGGCGATGTTCATACAACCCGTAAACTTGAACCAGGCATGACAGAAGAAGAGACGCGTTTCTTCGGTTTAAACCGTGAATGTGGCTTGCACATTGATGGTGATGGTATTTAATCCTATTTTCCTATCAGAAAATTCATAAAGCGCGACTTAGGTTGCGCTTTTTTTGTGTCTTTTGTGTACAATTCGCGGCTTAGTAGTAGCATGGGGTCGTCGATGAGTCGTTTTGTAGTTTTCTTATTTTTTGTAGTACCGTTTTGCCAGTCAGAAGTATTGCGGGTTGGGCTACCAGACAGCGATTACCCTCCCTATCATTTTATGAATGCCGAACAAGGCGGTATTGTTCAGGACATACTGCAACGCTTTAGTGAGCAATATGCTATTGAGGTACAGTATTCGTATGCGCCAGAAAAGCGCTCGCAGAAAATGCTTGATGATGGGTTACTCGATGGGCGCATTGAATCTATAGATTGGTATACAGGGAGTAACCAGTACTATTGGAGTGAGGCGATTAGCTTTGTAGAGGATGTGTTAGTCATGCCATATGGCTGCCATATACCACCCATAGATGAGCTAATAGGCTATGTATTTATGGGTCGTTATGCTTATACTTATCCCGAATTTGAGCATTATTTTGACAGCGGGGTGATGCACCGTGAGAATTTTTATTCAGAACGAGAGATGCTCTTAGCATTAATGGACTGGGATCATAATCAGCGTATTGCCGTTATTTCTCTAGATGCATTAAACTGGTATGTGAGCCGAGATGAAGTATTCAAAAAATTAACTGTAAGCACCTATAACGTGGGAAAAGCGCCACTTCAATTACAGTTTTCAGCAACAGCAAAAACATCTTTAATCAAAGAGCAGTTTAATGACTTTATAAAAAGTCTTAAAGCCTCAGGAGAATTTGCTAAGATTGTAAGTCGCTATCAATAGTAGGTAAATGGAAGGATGAAGCGTTTTTGTTATTTTGCAGTCATGTTGCTGCTGATTAGTGTTGCGCTGCTATTTTATATTAAAAAGCCAGATGGTAAGCCTTACTTAGAACTTAGTATGTTCGAACGTTACTCTGAAAAAGTGAGTGGTAATGTGAGTGATTTTGCTTCGCAAGGTGCCGATGCATTAAGTACACAAGCTAAAAAGTTAACCGAGAAATTGAGCTTTAGCAAAGACGCACATACACCTGTTGTCGTGTATAAATGGCAAGATGAACATGGTCAGTGGCACTATGCTGATACTCCTCACCCTAATTACGTAAGTACTGCGGTAAGTTTAGATCCTAACGACATAACAGTGTTACCCGCAGAGACTTTTCAGGCAAATGAGAAGCAACCAGCAACTGCTAAAGCTGACGAAGCTCCTTCAGCGCTTGGCGTATACGACCCTAAAAACGTACAAAAAATGATGAAAGACGCAGAGCAAGTAAAACAGCTTATGGAGCAGCGTACCAAGCAACTTGAGCAGCAGCTAAAAGAGCAAGGTGGGAATTAACTTTGTTTGTTTTGTGCTGTGAGGTCGCTTTCTATTTTCATCAGTAAAATAGTGAGATAAATTTTGGTGGGCAAAGAGAACAGCACGCCAACAGCAATACACGCTGCGCTGATCATAATGCCATGCACACCCATGCTATCACCTAAGTAATTACCAGCTAATAAAGAATGCCCCAGTACAATTAGGCAAATACCTAAAATAATAAAGGTTTTTAAGATTCGAATGATGGTTTGTTCAGTCATACAAGCACCTCACTTTAGCCTTAATTAAAGTGTAGGTGCTGTTGTCATTAATAGGATTGTTCTAAATCAAGCAATTGTCGGTTATTTGTCCAATTTTACTGGGCCGTTGATGTTATCGATACTTAAATCGCCTGAACCCGCTTCGATAATTGTCAGGCCAAGTGTGTCATTCACATAAATGCTGCCAGAGCCATCGGTAATGGTAACCAGCCCTTTGATTTGTCTTACATCTATATCACCAGAGCCATCTTCGATAGTAAGCGCACCAGCCAATGTTTTAACGCTGATACTACCTGATTCATCAATAATACGTGCAGGGCCTTGGCTGTTTTCGATGCCGATATCACCAGAGTCATCTTCAATATCAATACGCCCTTGGCCTTGGTCTATCATAATTGAGCCAGAATCGTCTTCAATGCTGATATTGCCGCTGACATTGCTAATGCGAATATCCCCCGAGTCATCATCAATATTAATAGTGCGACCCCCTTCGATCACAATTGATCCTGAGTCATCATCAATGCTGATATCGTTTTGCATAGCACGAATCACGATATCACCTGAGTCATCATCGATATCCAGTTTAACCTTGTTAGGCACAGAGACAATTAAATCAATATGAGGGGATGAGCCACTGTAAAACGACAAGCTTCCATTATTGAGCTTGCTGATAAGCTCAGCCCTGTCGCCGTGCTTTTCGAGTGTTAATGTATAGGTCTCATCGCCTTTAGCTGCATAAATATTAGCATTCACTGTGATAGCCGTGGCGTTGCTGTCGCCTTTGATGATCAGTGAACCTGCTTCGGCATCAATTTTTAATTCGCTGATATTTGCAGACGACACGCTTAAGTCTTGTTGTTTTTGTTCTGCGATTTGACCCGGAGAGACATGAATAACACAGCCTGTTAATAATAAACTTGATGAGATGGCCGTTGCGCAAATTGCGCGTTTAAATGATGCAATAGTCATATGGATTCCAAAATTATTATGGTTGTTATCTGGTTAGCATTTGCAAACTATGGTCCAGTTTTAACATGCTGATTTTTATTTGTTTTTTATTTTTTGTAAATAAGTGTGTTGGTCTAAACTGCAATTTATACCAATTCGCTTAATTAAGTGGTCTATTTTGAGGCAATAAAACCTCGTTGATAACAAGGCAAAAATTTCGTTATTTAGTTGTTCTAAATCAGAAATTTTTAACGCAGGTAGCGACAGGTTTAATCCCTCAAAATGATTAAGTATTATTGCGGATTGGTATTGTTAGTGTTTTAAACAAAAAAGGGGCTGAAAATTCAGCCCCTTAGTTAACTTAACAGCAATTACTGCTCAGCCAGCATATTACGCAGTACATACTGTAAAATACCGCCGTGTTTGTAGTAATCCCACTCTTTCGGGGTATCTATACGCACATCAACACTAAAGCTAACTTGTTTGCCTTCACTGTTAGTCGCAATCACACTGACTTCATTGGTTTTGTCATATAAGCCTTCAAAGTCGAATGACTCATGACCCGTTAGACCCAATGACTCATAGCTCTCACCTTCTTTAAATTGTAGGGGTAAAACACCCATACCAATCAGGTTTGAACGGTGAATACGCTCATAGCTTTGTGCAATAACGGCTTTAACACCAAGCAGAAGTGAACCTTTAGCAGCCCAGTCCCGTGATGAGCCTGTGCCATACTCCGCGCCCGCTAAAATAATCAGTGGCGTGCCATCTTGCTGATATTGCATCGCTGCATCATAAATGCTGGCAAGCTCATCGCTTGGCTGCATACGGGTCACACCGCCTTCGGTGCCTGGGGCTAATAGATTACGTAAACGTACATTAGCAAAAGTACCGCGCATCATCACTTCGTGGTTACCACGACGCGAACCATACGAGTTAAATTGTGCCTTTTGCACACCGTGCTCTTGCAAGTAAAGACCTGCTGGGGCATCCGCTTTAATCGCACCTGCTGGCGAGACGTGGTCAGTGGTTACTGAGTCACCTAATTTTGCTAAACAGCGTGCACCACTAATGCTCGGAATACCTGGAGGCTCAATTTCCATACCATCAAAGAAGGGCGCTTTTTTGATGTAGGTTGACGCATCATCCCAATCATAAAGTTTGCCATCAGGAATTTGAATTTTCTGCCAGCGATCATCGCCTTGATACACATTGCCATAGCTTGATGCGAACATTTCTTTGGTCACGGTCTCTTTTACTAATTCATTGACTTCACTGACACTCGGCCAGATATTTTTCAGGTAAATGTCATTCCCATTAGGGTCTTGTGCTAGCGGCTCGTTGTACACATCAATATCTGTGCGGCCTGCAATAGCGTAGGCTACAACAAGTGGTGGCGAAGCTAAAAAGTTCATTTTCACATCTTGGTGAATACGACCTTCAAAGTTTCGGTTACCTGATAAAATAGAGCTGACTACCAGTTTGTGCTTTTGAATGGCTTCGCTGATCTCATCAGCCAGTGGGCCAGAGTTGCCAATACAGGTTGTACAGCCATAGCCAACAAGATTAAAGCCTAACGCATCTAAATCATCCATTAAGTCTGCTTTTTTCAGGTAGTCAGTCACTACTTGAGAGCCAGGTGCCAATGAGGTTTTAACCCAAGGTTTCACTTTTAAGCCTAATTGTTTTGCTTTTTTAGCGACTAAGCCCGCTGCTAAAATAACACTGGGGTTTGAGGTATTTGTACAGCTTGTAATTGCAGCAATGACACACGCACCGTCATTCAGCTCAAACTCCTCGCCTTTAAAGTTAACCTTAGCCGCCCCCATAAATTGTGCTTCGTTTACTGGCTCATCAGGGTTGGTTGTAGGGCCCTCATCTTCAATGCGCGCCTCTTGAATATCGCTTTTATCGCGATGCTGCATACGTTCATCTTGGAAGCCCTTTAAGTGCTCACCAATGATGTCGCCCGCTTTATCAAGGGCAATTCTATCCTGTGGACGTTTAGGACCCGCAAGGCTTGGCACCACATCATCAAGCGATAGCTCAAGAGTATCGGTGTAATGAGCTTCATCGCCAGGGTTTCGCCATAAGCCTTGATGTTTTGCATAATCTTCTATCAACTTAAGTTGTTTATCATCGCGGTTTGTTAAGCGCAGATAGTTAATGGTTTCATCATCAATAGGGAAAATACCGCAGGTTGCTCCATATTCTGGTGCCATATTGGCGATAGTAGCACGGTCAGCAAGTGGCAAATCGGCGAGTCCGTCACCATAAAACTCAACAAATTTACCCACCACACCATGCTTACGCAGCATTTCTGTTACGGTTAGCACAAGGTCAGTTGCAGTCGTGCCTTCTGGCAGACGACCATTTAGCTTAAAGCCGATAACTTGTGGGATCAATAAGCTGATTGGTTGGCCTAGCATGGCGGCTTCGGCTTCAATACCACCTACGCCCCAACCAAGTACACCAAGACCATTAATCATGGTTGTGTGTGAATCTGTGCCGACAAGGGTATCTGGGTAAGCCAGTGATTTACCATTTTTTTCATCATTGAACACCACACGGGCTAGATATTCTAAATTGACTTGGTGAACGATACCGGTTGCTGGTGGCACAACTTTCAAGTTATCAAAAGCGGTTTGTCCCCAGCGTAAAAATTCGTAACGTTCTTTATTGCGCTCGTATTCA includes the following:
- a CDS encoding DUF4124 domain-containing protein; translation: MKRFCYFAVMLLLISVALLFYIKKPDGKPYLELSMFERYSEKVSGNVSDFASQGADALSTQAKKLTEKLSFSKDAHTPVVVYKWQDEHGQWHYADTPHPNYVSTAVSLDPNDITVLPAETFQANEKQPATAKADEAPSALGVYDPKNVQKMMKDAEQVKQLMEQRTKQLEQQLKEQGGN
- the acnA gene encoding aconitate hydratase AcnA, which produces MNNSFDTQKQLTINGEQYHIHSLQGLGDKAKRLPFSLKILLENLLRNEDGVNIKKQDIEALLNWDPQAKPSAEVAFTPARVVMQDFTGVPAIVDLAAMRDAMEKLGGDPAKINPLSPAELVIDHSVQVDGYGEDGSFDLNAKLEYERNKERYEFLRWGQTAFDNLKVVPPATGIVHQVNLEYLARVVFNDEKNGKSLAYPDTLVGTDSHTTMINGLGVLGWGVGGIEAEAAMLGQPISLLIPQVIGFKLNGRLPEGTTATDLVLTVTEMLRKHGVVGKFVEFYGDGLADLPLADRATIANMAPEYGATCGIFPIDDETINYLRLTNRDDKQLKLIEDYAKHQGLWRNPGDEAHYTDTLELSLDDVVPSLAGPKRPQDRIALDKAGDIIGEHLKGFQDERMQHRDKSDIQEARIEDEGPTTNPDEPVNEAQFMGAAKVNFKGEEFELNDGACVIAAITSCTNTSNPSVILAAGLVAKKAKQLGLKVKPWVKTSLAPGSQVVTDYLKKADLMDDLDALGFNLVGYGCTTCIGNSGPLADEISEAIQKHKLVVSSILSGNRNFEGRIHQDVKMNFLASPPLVVAYAIAGRTDIDVYNEPLAQDPNGNDIYLKNIWPSVSEVNELVKETVTKEMFASSYGNVYQGDDRWQKIQIPDGKLYDWDDASTYIKKAPFFDGMEIEPPGIPSISGARCLAKLGDSVTTDHVSPAGAIKADAPAGLYLQEHGVQKAQFNSYGSRRGNHEVMMRGTFANVRLRNLLAPGTEGGVTRMQPSDELASIYDAAMQYQQDGTPLIILAGAEYGTGSSRDWAAKGSLLLGVKAVIAQSYERIHRSNLIGMGVLPLQFKEGESYESLGLTGHESFDFEGLYDKTNEVSVIATNSEGKQVSFSVDVRIDTPKEWDYYKHGGILQYVLRNMLAEQ